Proteins encoded within one genomic window of Humulus lupulus chromosome 1, drHumLupu1.1, whole genome shotgun sequence:
- the LOC133816189 gene encoding ARS-binding protein 1-like, translating to MNGSKSSSNGMQFITFDVLKSGSVDMEKIEVVLPQIKEESEKWSLKDIFNMDETGLFYRMQADNSLATKNILLILDNFTAHGKKENYPPLRHTKAMFLPPNSTSKIQPCDMGIIRKFKGYYRQRFNRQLLKQIDDHVLEPSKLSVLNGIVNAIVAWSIDVKPQIIANCFKHCKIWSLDVDELQVDKEMENENKLVIANLGKQIKELHYTNRMAINDFLNHSGEQQVTYALSEEESLL from the exons ATGAATGGTTCGAAAAGTTCAAGCAACGGCATGCAATTCATTACTTTCGATGTTTTGAAGAGTGGCTCAGTTGATATGGAGAAAATTGAAGTTGTTTTACCACAGATAAAAGAGGAATCGGAAAAATGGTCTTTGAAGGATATTTTCAATATGGATGAAACTGGCTTATTTTATCGCATGCAAGCTGATAACTCTCTTGCAACAAA GAATATTTTACTTATCTTGGATAATTTCACTGCTCATGGAAAAAAGGAGAATTATCCCCCACTTCGTCATACAAAGGCGATGTTCTTACCACCAAATAGCACTTCCAAAATCCAGCCATGTGATATGGGCATCATTAGAAAATTCAAAGGTTATTATCGTCAACGATTTAACCGCCAACTATTGAAACAGATAGATGATCATGTTTTGGAACCATCAAAGTTAAGTGTCCTCAATGGAATTGTAAATGCAATTGTTGCATGGTCAATTGATGTCAAGCCACAAATAATTGCCAATTGTTTTAAGCATTGCAAAATTTGGAGTCTTGATGTTGATGAATTGCAAGTTGACAAAGAAAtggaaaatgaaaataaattagTCATTGCAAACTTGGGGAAACAGATTAAAGAACTTCACTATACTAATAGAATGGCTATTAATGACTTTCTTAATCATTCAGGTGAGCAACAGGTCACATATGCTTTAAGTGAGGAAGAATCATTGTTGTAG